Part of the Fusobacterium sp. DD2 genome, TTTAGCAGTATAGTTGTCGTTGTAGTAATTAAGTCCACCAATAGTACAGAACATAAGTATAATCAAAGAGTAATTGATTCTATTTATACGTGATAAAACATCTCTTTTTTTTCTGTCTATAAGGGATATTACAAATGGAAGTACAGATAGTATCTCACATGATTTTAAAATAATATTTTTTATCTTTGAATCCTCTTTTAAAAGGAGTGAATGAATAAAAATAATTGCTCCAGGGAAAATAGGCAACAGATACACAGCCAGTTTTCCACTTGCAAGAGAAAACATAACAAGAGGAACTATCATCCATATAAATCCTATCTTTTCTCCAATTTCCCACTCTCTCCATCTCTTTATATTTTTAAATCCCAGAATAATTCCCCATACTATTGCAATAGTATATGGAAACATCAAAGGTGGCAGGATTTTTAAATAGTAATAGAATGGCTTTACATGTGCTTTTGAATTTACTATTCTTCCTACTGTTTCACGTCCAAGCATAAGTGAAATGTAGTCAACACCACGTGGAGAAAAATATATCAGTGCAAACCATAACAATGTAAGGGCAAGGACAAATAAAAATCCCAATGGAAATTTAATCTTTTTTAAGAATTTTACATCTCTTTCAAGAGTTAGAAATACCAAAGGTATAAGTATTGGAATAGCTATTCCTGCTACACCCTTTGTAAAGAGTCCTAAAAAAATAGCAAGATAAAAAAGTGTAAGTTTTCCTCCACTAATATTAAACCATTTATAGTAAAATCCAAAGAATAGATATAGAGCTATAAATATAAACATAGTCATCAGCATATCCATTCTAAGAAACATAGTAAGTCCAGCAAATAAAGGGAGCATTGCAAGTGCTATTGCAGATGAAAATGCCATATTTTCATCTTTTATTTTTATTACCATCTTATAAAATAGAATAACAATTACAATAGATGGAATAAGAGACCCTAAAATTATCCCTACTATAGGGAAGTACTGTCCAGAGATATATTTAGAAATCCCCAATATCCAGAAATATAGAGGTGGCTTATCTGGGTACAGGGAGTTGAAATAACTGAGTACAAATAGATTTTTCTCAGTTAAAAACTGCTCAGTAACTATAAAGTATTTAATCTCATTTCTTAAATCCTGAAATCTCAAAAAGATTATAGGGATAAAAATGAAAAAATAAAGAAGAACTATAGATAGATAGCTATGTCTTTTGAAAAAATTATAATTTTTGTTCATATCACTACTCCTTCCTGTTTAAGTAATAAAGCTTTAATGTATCTCCATCATTTTCAGAGTAAATCTCATTTTTATTGATACGGTATCTGTTTTTAAGTCCTTCAGGAACATCACCTAAAAGGATAAAACTATCTGGAAGATGAGTTGTATCACTAAGAGGTTTTATCTCTTTTCCAACATCCCAGACTTCATCAACATCAAAATTATTTGAATAAATATCCAGAATCGGTGGATTTTTCTGAAGAAGTTTAGAATTCAGATATTTTCCACTATATTGCTTTCTCACATAGTTTCTATCTATAAACCAGTTGGCATTAAGATTGACAATGAGCATAAATGCCCCACTTGCAATTGTGATATACCTTCCTACACCCTCTTTATTCTTCTTAAATGTAAAGATAGTGAGATAGATAAGTGCAGAGTAAGTAGCCAGTGTTAAAAGCAGATATTCCATAGGAATTTTTTTCTTAAATATAGCTTCATAGATAAATAGAAGTAAAAGCAGTGCTGACACAACAGTTATAAATCCTCCCTGAATATATAGAAGGATTTTTTCATATTTTTTAAGCTGTTCCCACATTGTATTCCAGTAGTAATTGCAAAGAACTCCTATATTTAGAGCTGAAACCATGTATATTGGTATACCATATCTTTTCTTTTTCATACTTATTATTGAAAGCAGAAGTAACACAGCAATATTCCATATTAAAAGGAATTTTGAATATTTTTTTATTTTAAACTCTTTTCCTCTTTCCAAAAGAGCTATGAGAGTAAAGAATATCCATATTCCTGTATAGATAAAGTAATCAAAATAAAAAATGAAACTTTGAGTATGCTTACTTGACCATGTGGCTTCCTCTTTATCCATAACACTTAAAAAGTAATCAGGATATTTAAGATACATCATAAGAGGCCAAATAGCTGAAAGTATTCCTGTCACTCCAATCAGAATAAGAATATTTTTCCAGTTTTTTTTGAATTCATCCCTTCCATAAGTAGCTATATAAGCTATGAGAAATGGAAGTACAAGTCCATAGAGTCCAACTGGACCTTTGCTCATAATTGAGATGGCAAAAAATATCCCACTTTCAATAAAATATTTTAATCTATTTTGTTTAAGGCCATACACCAATAAGAGTATACCACCAAAAGCAAAAACATATGTATATATATCCCAGTTATTTTCATTTGCTGTTTTAATAATCATAAACATAGTTACAGCAGAAAATGAACTGAAAAAAGCTTTGTTGCAATCTTTTGTAAGAACTTTAACAAGAAAATATATCAAAAATATTAAAAGAACTCCTGTTAAAGCTGCAGGGATACGCAGTATCCATTCATCACTAAAATTGTTAGTCAGTTTCATAATGACCCCAGTGAGCCAGGTTGGAAATGGCGGTTTTTCAAATCTCAGATTTCCGTTTAAGGTAGTCACAAGATAATTTCCATGTTTAACCATTTCTCTTGCAGTTATAAAGTTTCTCTGCTCCATGAGGTCTGCTTCTCTCACCCAAATGTTAGAAAAAAATGAAATTACAGATATTATAAAAAGTGTAATCAGGTATTTTTTATCTTTAACATTCATAGCGTCCCCTTTTATTTTTTTGCTCCTTTTTTAATAAGCCAGATATTTCTTGAGTATATAAATAATCCAGGTAACTGTCCCAATGTAAATACAACATCTTTACGGAATATTGCATATGTAAGAAGTACTATACTCCCAG contains:
- a CDS encoding glycosyltransferase family 39 protein; protein product: MNKNYNFFKRHSYLSIVLLYFFIFIPIIFLRFQDLRNEIKYFIVTEQFLTEKNLFVLSYFNSLYPDKPPLYFWILGISKYISGQYFPIVGIILGSLIPSIVIVILFYKMVIKIKDENMAFSSAIALAMLPLFAGLTMFLRMDMLMTMFIFIALYLFFGFYYKWFNISGGKLTLFYLAIFLGLFTKGVAGIAIPILIPLVFLTLERDVKFLKKIKFPLGFLFVLALTLLWFALIYFSPRGVDYISLMLGRETVGRIVNSKAHVKPFYYYLKILPPLMFPYTIAIVWGIILGFKNIKRWREWEIGEKIGFIWMIVPLVMFSLASGKLAVYLLPIFPGAIIFIHSLLLKEDSKIKNIILKSCEILSVLPFVISLIDRKKRDVLSRINRINYSLIILMFCTIGGLNYYNDNYTAKPFVKLVRAHKISAYNFEDGLNLVYYTTYPIKNYEDIQELKETLPNYLMTKVKYGADLKELGYKVSFKNKVYGIYER
- a CDS encoding glycosyltransferase family 39 protein — encoded protein: MNVKDKKYLITLFIISVISFFSNIWVREADLMEQRNFITAREMVKHGNYLVTTLNGNLRFEKPPFPTWLTGVIMKLTNNFSDEWILRIPAALTGVLLIFLIYFLVKVLTKDCNKAFFSSFSAVTMFMIIKTANENNWDIYTYVFAFGGILLLVYGLKQNRLKYFIESGIFFAISIMSKGPVGLYGLVLPFLIAYIATYGRDEFKKNWKNILILIGVTGILSAIWPLMMYLKYPDYFLSVMDKEEATWSSKHTQSFIFYFDYFIYTGIWIFFTLIALLERGKEFKIKKYSKFLLIWNIAVLLLLSIISMKKKRYGIPIYMVSALNIGVLCNYYWNTMWEQLKKYEKILLYIQGGFITVVSALLLLLFIYEAIFKKKIPMEYLLLTLATYSALIYLTIFTFKKNKEGVGRYITIASGAFMLIVNLNANWFIDRNYVRKQYSGKYLNSKLLQKNPPILDIYSNNFDVDEVWDVGKEIKPLSDTTHLPDSFILLGDVPEGLKNRYRINKNEIYSENDGDTLKLYYLNRKE